The following coding sequences lie in one Pontibacter sp. G13 genomic window:
- a CDS encoding S9 family peptidase, with protein MRNVLWLFSFTLLMGCSEETRQIKTYPTEQFYQNIHIGGGAFSPDESRILFGSNESGMMNAFSVDLLSGEQTQLTHSTEESYYAQSYFPADERFIVVADKGGNENEQIFMVTPDGQEKLLTPHPDTKSTFLGWTGDEQSMLFLSNMRDPRFMDVYKMPIESMEDDIPASELIYQNDEGFLVRAISPDERYTVLIQVISNADSKMYLHDNHTGETTDISEHEGNAYYDPQFFSLDNTQLYFATDEGSDFIHLSKINLETLEVDKVFEPNWDVSYAYQSKAGKYQVIGINEDSKTVVKVVDQASGEAVELPEIPGSSIQSVEISDSENLARLIVSTSATPSNMYVYQFDTGELKQLTHTLNPAIDAQDMVEGKVVRYPSFDGLEIPAIYFQPHQASKSNPVPALIWAHGGPGEQSFLAYNSLFQSLLNQGYAVLAVNNRGSNGYGKAFHHLDDQNHGDKDLKDHIAGKEFLASTGVIDMDKVGIMGPSYGGFIVMSALTTHPDEFAVGINMFGVMNWLRTLKSMPPFWEAAQKKAFYDEIGNPYTQDSVRLYNISPLFHANLVTKPLMVFQGARDRRVPQVESDEIVAAVKEAGVPVEYVVFEDEGHGFRKKKNLIEGNSRILEFLDRYLKGETDESSEEPQ; from the coding sequence ATGAGAAATGTCCTATGGCTATTTTCCTTCACCCTACTTATGGGGTGCAGTGAAGAAACTCGCCAGATCAAAACCTACCCGACCGAACAGTTTTACCAAAACATTCACATCGGAGGGGGAGCCTTCTCCCCAGATGAATCCCGCATACTCTTCGGGTCCAACGAGTCAGGCATGATGAACGCCTTTTCGGTAGACCTCCTTTCAGGCGAACAAACGCAATTGACCCATTCCACAGAAGAATCCTACTACGCGCAAAGCTATTTCCCGGCCGACGAAAGATTCATCGTCGTGGCAGATAAAGGGGGGAATGAGAATGAACAAATTTTCATGGTAACTCCCGATGGTCAGGAAAAGCTCTTGACCCCTCATCCGGATACCAAGAGTACCTTTTTGGGCTGGACTGGCGATGAGCAATCCATGCTTTTCTTGAGCAATATGCGCGATCCGCGATTCATGGATGTCTACAAAATGCCCATCGAATCCATGGAGGACGACATTCCTGCGAGTGAACTGATCTATCAGAACGATGAGGGCTTCTTGGTCAGGGCCATTTCCCCTGACGAACGATATACGGTACTCATCCAAGTAATCAGCAATGCAGACAGCAAAATGTATCTCCATGACAACCATACTGGAGAAACCACTGACATCTCCGAACATGAAGGCAACGCCTATTACGACCCGCAATTTTTCAGTCTAGACAATACCCAACTTTACTTTGCCACCGATGAAGGCTCAGATTTCATTCATCTATCCAAGATCAATCTGGAAACCCTTGAGGTAGACAAGGTTTTTGAACCCAACTGGGATGTATCCTATGCCTATCAATCCAAGGCTGGCAAATATCAAGTCATCGGCATCAACGAGGATTCGAAAACGGTGGTCAAGGTAGTCGACCAAGCTTCGGGCGAAGCAGTGGAATTGCCCGAAATACCGGGAAGCAGCATCCAGTCGGTGGAGATTTCTGACAGTGAAAATCTAGCCAGATTGATCGTCAGCACTTCAGCCACTCCTAGCAACATGTATGTCTATCAATTCGATACTGGCGAACTCAAACAACTCACCCACACCCTCAATCCTGCAATCGACGCCCAAGATATGGTGGAAGGCAAAGTGGTGAGATATCCCTCCTTTGATGGATTGGAGATCCCTGCCATTTATTTCCAACCGCATCAAGCGAGCAAAAGCAACCCTGTCCCTGCCCTGATTTGGGCGCATGGGGGTCCGGGAGAACAATCTTTTCTGGCCTACAATAGCTTGTTTCAATCGCTGCTCAATCAAGGGTATGCTGTTTTGGCCGTCAACAATCGAGGAAGCAACGGATATGGAAAAGCATTCCACCACCTCGATGACCAGAACCATGGCGACAAGGATTTGAAGGATCATATTGCGGGGAAGGAATTTTTGGCCTCGACCGGAGTGATTGATATGGACAAAGTAGGCATCATGGGACCATCCTACGGGGGCTTTATCGTCATGTCAGCCCTGACGACTCATCCGGACGAATTCGCAGTGGGCATCAACATGTTTGGGGTGATGAATTGGTTGCGGACCTTGAAGTCCATGCCGCCATTTTGGGAAGCCGCTCAGAAAAAAGCCTTCTACGATGAAATTGGGAATCCATACACCCAAGACTCGGTTCGATTGTACAACATCTCCCCATTGTTCCATGCAAATCTGGTGACCAAGCCCCTGATGGTCTTCCAAGGCGCAAGAGACCGGAGAGTTCCACAGGTTGAATCAGACGAAATTGTGGCGGCTGTTAAGGAGGCCGGAGTGCCTGTTGAGTATGTGGTATTTGAGGATGAAGGGCATGGATTCCGTAAGAAGAAAAATCTGATCGAAGGGAATAGCCGAATCCTCGAATTCCTGGATCGATACCTCAAAGGGGAAACGGACGAATCCTCGGAGGAACCACAATAA
- a CDS encoding SDR family NAD(P)-dependent oxidoreductase: MKILITGGTNGMGKGVAQVLAGQSDPAHEIIILCRSEQLGEETIREITKDHGSYKHSIVLCDLTKLSDVKQAIAEIHEKHTYLDGVFVNAGLGYAAERTVTEDGCEAHFQVNYLSHFMLCLNLLSLLEKSEQGGRIIFNVTKTKQDHICWDDLQMTDNWAFEKGIHQAMVAKRLFLQKLNYLYRRRGDLSLSFIGFQISKTVWSNQLNIIPAYMRIMATLMKFLGTFISIEECGKIMMPLFVESADDSLQKSGKLMTWREDRFREMEEDATVLDKELQDRLWQTSLELCSDARTIQIAEHLERQSQGA, encoded by the coding sequence ATGAAAATACTCATCACAGGCGGCACAAACGGAATGGGTAAAGGCGTAGCCCAAGTATTGGCTGGCCAGTCTGACCCCGCGCATGAAATCATCATCCTGTGCAGGTCTGAGCAATTGGGCGAGGAGACGATCCGAGAGATAACCAAGGATCATGGAAGCTATAAACATTCCATTGTGCTATGCGATCTCACCAAGCTCTCAGATGTGAAACAGGCTATCGCTGAGATTCATGAAAAGCACACGTATCTGGATGGCGTGTTTGTCAATGCCGGGTTGGGGTATGCTGCGGAACGGACGGTAACCGAGGATGGATGTGAAGCGCATTTTCAGGTCAATTATCTCTCCCATTTTATGCTTTGCCTGAACTTGCTGAGCCTTTTGGAGAAATCCGAACAGGGAGGCAGAATCATCTTCAATGTCACCAAAACCAAGCAGGACCATATATGTTGGGACGACCTGCAAATGACGGACAATTGGGCGTTTGAGAAAGGCATTCATCAAGCGATGGTAGCCAAACGATTATTCCTCCAGAAGCTCAACTACCTGTACCGCCGACGGGGCGATTTGAGCCTATCATTTATCGGCTTTCAAATCTCCAAAACCGTCTGGAGCAATCAGCTGAACATCATTCCTGCCTACATGAGAATCATGGCCACCTTGATGAAATTTCTCGGGACATTCATTTCGATAGAGGAATGTGGCAAGATCATGATGCCGCTATTCGTGGAAAGTGCCGATGATAGTCTCCAGAAATCGGGTAAGCTGATGACTTGGCGAGAGGATCGATTTAGGGAAATGGAGGAGGATGCTACTGTGTTGGACAAGGAATTACAAGACCGATTATGGCAAACGAGCCTTGAATTATGTTCGGATGCACGAACGATTCAGATCGCGGAGCACCTTGAGCGCCAATCCCAAGGGGCGTAA
- a CDS encoding SMI1/KNR4 family protein, protein MPSFPKNQSDSELISQIDELSINGFTLPSLLRRRIKTNRWTPPLNRNALKKLVLEKSPFQNDSSLIKGMIPYFELYDLRSMNRETEGFKKWASTGEKILFHGARDSTVKPGEIDPHQLILFADFGLGNDTPFGLDYRSDEKHPTVVLLYYGQDSYTDNRWVEICPSFEIFEDLIWADH, encoded by the coding sequence ATGCCAAGCTTCCCCAAAAACCAGTCAGACAGTGAACTAATCTCGCAAATAGATGAGCTCTCCATCAATGGGTTCACGCTCCCAAGCCTATTGAGGCGGAGAATTAAGACCAATCGATGGACTCCGCCTTTGAATAGAAATGCGTTAAAAAAGCTAGTTCTTGAAAAATCTCCCTTTCAGAATGATTCATCGCTTATCAAAGGAATGATCCCCTATTTCGAATTGTATGACCTTCGCTCAATGAACCGCGAAACAGAAGGATTTAAAAAGTGGGCTTCCACAGGCGAGAAGATCCTTTTTCATGGCGCTAGAGACAGTACCGTTAAGCCAGGGGAAATAGATCCTCATCAATTGATCTTGTTTGCGGATTTTGGACTTGGGAATGATACTCCTTTTGGATTAGACTATCGATCGGATGAAAAGCATCCCACGGTCGTTTTATTGTATTATGGCCAAGATAGTTATACCGATAATCGGTGGGTGGAAATATGTCCTAGTTTTGAAATATTTGAAGATTTGATTTGGGCTGATCATTAA
- a CDS encoding alpha/beta hydrolase → MQSISKLVLAIAAALLVSCGNTDPQSQGSSPEIDAPLTVQNDGVLIDFQDHGEGDLTLLFVHGWCINQTYWSHQVEALSSDYRIVTMDLPGFGASGTHRENWSMEAYGADVNAVIDQLNLTDVILIGHSMGGDVILESALHQDKVIALIGVDNFKDVGVEYSDEMKAELDGFVGLLKQNFSEVAPAYAEGALFHPSTDSLIKAHVMNDFRQSDSVIATSSLEALFEYASKEAQQLAQLKQPLYLINSDASPTLTDGLDATGVAYEVIDIPATGHYPMIEKPEVFNRLLLQTIQTIEAAHHTESTR, encoded by the coding sequence ATGCAGTCCATTTCGAAGCTCGTACTTGCCATTGCAGCGGCGCTCTTGGTGTCTTGCGGGAATACCGACCCACAATCACAAGGATCAAGCCCTGAAATTGATGCTCCGCTCACCGTTCAAAACGATGGGGTGTTGATCGATTTTCAGGATCATGGTGAAGGCGATCTGACGCTGCTGTTCGTGCATGGTTGGTGTATCAATCAGACGTATTGGTCCCATCAGGTCGAGGCATTGAGTTCCGATTATCGGATCGTGACAATGGATCTGCCGGGCTTTGGCGCTTCGGGAACCCATAGGGAAAACTGGTCCATGGAAGCATATGGGGCAGACGTGAATGCCGTGATTGACCAATTGAATTTGACTGATGTGATCTTGATTGGCCATTCGATGGGTGGGGATGTCATATTGGAATCAGCCCTTCATCAGGACAAGGTAATTGCCTTGATCGGGGTGGATAATTTCAAGGATGTCGGGGTTGAATACAGCGATGAAATGAAGGCGGAGCTGGACGGCTTTGTAGGCCTGCTGAAGCAAAACTTCTCCGAAGTTGCTCCGGCTTATGCGGAAGGGGCGCTGTTTCACCCAAGCACGGATAGCCTCATAAAAGCCCATGTCATGAACGATTTTAGGCAAAGCGATTCCGTGATCGCTACCTCGAGTTTGGAAGCGCTATTTGAATATGCCTCCAAGGAAGCCCAGCAACTCGCCCAGCTGAAACAGCCCCTCTATCTCATCAACAGCGATGCTTCACCGACGCTCACAGATGGGCTCGATGCCACAGGGGTAGCGTATGAGGTCATTGATATTCCAGCTACGGGACATTATCCGATGATCGAAAAACCGGAAGTATTCAATCGGCTTCTCCTTCAAACGATTCAAACAATTGAGGCAGCGCACCATACAGAATCAACGCGATGA
- a CDS encoding P-loop ATPase, Sll1717 family, whose amino-acid sequence MKKIEELDLGFNDAENFRKRENRVLFNRLFTRTEDLDSLLDRTKYFLIGDKGTGKTALSIFLSNNDYKNTAGETKFIRETEYLKFVSLKKKNQLTLSEYADIWKVILYLLVSKQLAEKERDNVLFSRFSKFKPLKQAIEEFYSKAFSPEIIYAINFVEDSKRAAEILNEYFKLSDEDSNSISFSESRFQINLLYIQKKFEEGIQSLNLEKDHIIFIDGIDIRPRNVDYEEYLECIKGLTNAVWNLNTGFFANIKGSKGRIKIVLLIRPDIFAKIGLQNLNNKIKDNSVLLDWRTTYPVYRNSRIFKLIDNILSSQQNKKIGLGEAWDYYFPYQPFVYKKKEDSFISFLRFSMFKPRDIVSMLSILQDNFKNEVGRKYPVFNESDFDNPTFFRSYSDYLLGEVKDYLAFYHTEQDYELFLKFFEFLEGKVRFEYEYYMDAYDKFADYIENNGIDAPVFFETSDAFLQFLFELNIICYVEHTEDLEPHIHWCFRERTYSNLNPKVKLGVEYSIHYGLAKAFNVGKRFRRRKIKKKQI is encoded by the coding sequence ATGAAAAAAATTGAAGAACTTGACTTGGGGTTCAATGATGCAGAAAATTTCCGGAAAAGAGAGAATCGAGTACTATTTAATAGACTATTTACTAGAACGGAGGATTTAGATAGTCTATTAGATAGAACAAAATATTTCCTAATTGGTGATAAAGGAACAGGGAAAACAGCTCTTTCCATATTTCTATCAAATAATGATTATAAGAACACTGCCGGAGAAACAAAATTCATTAGAGAGACTGAATACTTAAAATTCGTTTCTTTAAAAAAGAAAAATCAGTTAACTCTTTCTGAATATGCGGATATTTGGAAGGTAATATTATACCTGCTTGTCTCAAAACAACTAGCAGAAAAAGAGAGAGATAATGTTCTGTTTTCTAGATTTTCAAAGTTCAAGCCCCTGAAACAAGCTATTGAAGAGTTCTACAGTAAAGCATTTAGCCCAGAGATTATTTATGCCATTAATTTTGTTGAAGACTCTAAAAGAGCAGCTGAAATACTAAATGAGTATTTTAAGCTAAGTGATGAAGATTCAAACTCTATATCATTCTCAGAATCAAGATTCCAAATAAACTTATTATACATACAAAAAAAATTCGAAGAAGGTATTCAATCATTAAACCTTGAGAAAGACCACATCATTTTTATTGATGGCATTGATATAAGACCAAGGAACGTAGATTATGAAGAATATTTAGAGTGTATTAAGGGATTAACCAATGCAGTTTGGAATTTAAATACTGGCTTTTTTGCAAATATTAAAGGGTCTAAAGGAAGAATAAAAATTGTCTTACTAATTAGACCTGACATTTTTGCGAAAATTGGTCTTCAGAATTTAAATAATAAGATTAAGGATAATAGCGTATTGTTAGATTGGCGTACTACGTACCCTGTTTATAGAAATTCAAGGATATTTAAACTAATTGACAACATCCTTAGCTCGCAACAAAATAAGAAAATAGGATTAGGTGAAGCCTGGGATTATTATTTTCCCTATCAGCCGTTTGTATACAAAAAGAAAGAAGACTCTTTTATATCTTTTCTTAGATTCTCAATGTTCAAGCCCAGGGATATTGTCTCAATGCTAAGCATACTTCAAGATAACTTTAAGAATGAGGTAGGCAGAAAGTACCCAGTATTTAATGAATCAGATTTTGACAACCCTACATTTTTCAGGAGTTATTCGGATTATCTACTTGGCGAAGTAAAGGACTACTTAGCTTTTTATCATACTGAGCAAGATTATGAGCTTTTTCTCAAATTTTTCGAGTTCCTTGAGGGAAAGGTAAGGTTTGAATATGAATACTATATGGATGCTTATGATAAGTTTGCAGACTATATTGAAAATAATGGAATAGATGCACCAGTTTTTTTTGAGACAAGTGATGCTTTCCTTCAATTTCTATTTGAATTGAATATTATTTGTTATGTGGAGCATACTGAAGATTTAGAACCACATATTCATTGGTGCTTCAGAGAAAGAACTTATTCTAACCTGAACCCAAAAGTCAAACTTGGAGTGGAATATTCTATCCACTATGGCTTGGCAAAAGCTTTCAATGTTGGGAAAAGATTTAGAAGAAGAAAAATTAAAAAAAAACAGATATAA